In the Solibacillus sp. FSL K6-1523 genome, one interval contains:
- a CDS encoding cell division protein FtsQ/DivIB: MEKVIDITERVPAMRKRRKRRTNLKFAFLTTIFLFIILLLLYFQSPYSDMKEINIQGSNLKDEAYYLHQSGLVLDESMWGFKIDDIEKEIAKNDWIKSVEVQRKFVNTVQITIEEWHKVAYISREGNFYPMLENGDIFNESSEMVPVDAPIFLKFEDESLRKKILKQLALLKPEVLSLISQINASPLESDPYAITLFMNDGYEVRAEVNTLAEKLNYYPSIIAQIENEDAFEKGIIDIEVGSYYRPFSEEYAINIPEEGEDIEGDELDDEQQSTD, encoded by the coding sequence CAGAACGTGTACCTGCAATGCGGAAAAGACGAAAACGCCGTACGAATCTTAAATTTGCATTTTTAACAACCATTTTCTTATTCATCATCCTATTGCTTCTTTATTTTCAATCACCATACAGTGATATGAAGGAAATTAATATTCAAGGGTCTAATTTAAAGGATGAGGCTTACTATTTACATCAATCCGGCTTAGTTTTAGATGAGTCGATGTGGGGATTTAAAATAGATGATATTGAAAAAGAAATTGCTAAAAATGATTGGATCAAATCAGTTGAAGTACAGAGAAAGTTTGTCAATACGGTTCAAATTACCATTGAGGAATGGCATAAAGTTGCTTATATTTCCCGAGAAGGCAATTTTTATCCGATGTTAGAAAATGGCGATATTTTTAACGAATCAAGTGAAATGGTGCCAGTTGACGCGCCCATTTTTTTGAAGTTTGAAGATGAATCGTTACGAAAGAAAATATTGAAGCAGCTCGCCCTACTAAAACCGGAAGTGTTGTCACTAATTTCTCAAATAAATGCAAGCCCATTGGAATCCGATCCGTATGCGATTACTTTGTTTATGAATGATGGTTATGAAGTGCGTGCGGAAGTGAATACTTTAGCTGAAAAGCTGAATTATTATCCATCCATAATTGCACAAATTGAAAATGAGGATGCGTTTGAAAAAGGAATAATTGATATTGAAGTCGGCTCTTATTATCGCCCATTCTCGGAGGAATACGCAATCAATATTCCAGAGGAAGGCGAGGATATAGAGGGGGATGAACTAGATGATGAACAACAATCAACGGACTAA
- a CDS encoding DUF881 domain-containing protein has translation MNNNQRTKKASPFTRKYMVILIVCIITGFIIGFSYNLSKDKRTLSASSTYYEQENQYREELIVQQERNKELTDELAELEKKIRSYEKKYSSNEVQYERNIKEAQQLRLLLGIDSGEGKGIKVTLQDADYNPASTNPNDYIVHESHIFKVLNELKIAGAEAIAINGQRLKMNSYISCNGPVITIDGKQYPAPFVIEAVGKQDILLSALELTGGVFDQLLNERVVVTFEKSELIQMQSINEEG, from the coding sequence ATGAACAACAATCAACGGACTAAAAAAGCATCTCCTTTTACTCGGAAATACATGGTTATTTTAATAGTTTGTATTATTACAGGTTTTATCATTGGTTTTTCTTATAATTTATCGAAGGACAAGCGAACATTAAGCGCTAGCTCAACTTATTATGAACAGGAAAATCAGTATCGGGAAGAATTAATTGTGCAGCAGGAACGAAATAAGGAATTAACAGATGAACTGGCCGAATTAGAAAAAAAAATACGTAGCTATGAAAAAAAGTATTCTTCAAATGAAGTACAGTATGAACGAAATATAAAAGAAGCCCAACAACTGCGCTTATTGTTAGGGATTGACTCTGGCGAAGGAAAAGGTATTAAAGTTACTTTGCAAGATGCAGACTATAATCCTGCAAGCACAAACCCTAATGATTATATCGTGCATGAAAGTCATATTTTCAAAGTGCTAAATGAGTTAAAAATTGCTGGTGCTGAGGCAATTGCCATCAATGGACAACGCTTAAAGATGAATTCTTATATTAGCTGTAATGGGCCAGTAATCACAATTGATGGGAAGCAATATCCAGCACCCTTTGTCATTGAAGCTGTTGGTAAACAAGATATTTTATTATCAGCATTAGAGCTAACAGGTGGTGTTTTTGATCAATTACTAAATGAACGCGTTGTTGTGACATTTGAAAAAAGTGAATTAATTCAAATGCAATCTATAAACGAAGAAGGTTAG
- a CDS encoding DUF881 domain-containing protein, whose product MTKKMYRNITIVSFIIGFMLAVQYNTVQNPTERDTRDIWEIRQELSEEKKRHSELLSSISSLSSTVNKYEDAEFNNPELLLQETVNDLKKQAGLLPISGPGVTLTIEPSQELIQFGYELKPISPDLLIRLTNDLYRNNAQAIEIDEKRLTYNSAIRDINGKTTINSEPIKKTNFEINIIMQTYEQAQKLTNHLLASSFQDEFFIDNLILTVHDAEQNVRINSTVELQQSKYLSER is encoded by the coding sequence ATGACGAAAAAAATGTATCGAAACATTACAATTGTATCGTTCATCATTGGTTTTATGCTAGCTGTTCAATACAATACAGTACAAAATCCAACCGAACGAGATACACGAGATATTTGGGAAATCCGTCAAGAATTATCAGAAGAGAAAAAACGACATTCGGAATTATTGTCGTCAATAAGTTCCTTGTCGAGCACGGTCAATAAGTACGAGGACGCTGAATTTAATAACCCAGAACTGCTCTTGCAAGAGACTGTCAATGATCTGAAAAAGCAAGCCGGATTATTACCGATTAGTGGTCCGGGAGTTACGCTTACAATTGAACCATCTCAAGAGTTAATCCAATTTGGATATGAATTGAAGCCGATTTCTCCTGATTTACTTATTCGATTGACGAATGATTTATATCGAAATAATGCTCAGGCAATCGAAATTGATGAGAAACGACTGACATACAATAGTGCGATTCGTGATATTAACGGGAAAACAACAATTAATAGTGAACCAATTAAAAAAACAAATTTTGAAATAAACATTATTATGCAAACATATGAGCAAGCCCAAAAATTAACCAATCATTTATTAGCGTCATCCTTTCAAGATGAGTTTTTTATCGATAATTTAATACTTACAGTCCATGATGCCGAACAAAATGTACGAATTAATTCCACAGTTGAATTACAACAAAGTAAATATTTGAGTGAGAGGTAA
- a CDS encoding small basic family protein codes for MWLPLLGLIFGVVLGFLTDIQIPSVYENYLSIAVLAALDTMFGGIRAQLQQVYDDKVFISGFFFNILLAAGLAFLGVHIGVDLYLAAIFAFGVRLFQNIAVIRRILLTRLDNRRLKKSENS; via the coding sequence ATGTGGTTACCACTATTAGGATTAATTTTTGGTGTAGTGTTAGGTTTTTTAACAGATATTCAAATTCCATCTGTTTATGAAAATTACTTATCAATTGCGGTATTAGCAGCATTAGATACGATGTTTGGTGGGATTCGTGCACAATTACAACAAGTTTATGATGATAAAGTGTTTATTTCTGGATTTTTCTTCAATATTTTATTAGCAGCAGGTTTAGCATTTTTAGGCGTACACATTGGTGTGGATCTCTATTTAGCCGCAATATTTGCATTTGGCGTACGTTTATTTCAGAATATTGCAGTCATCCGTCGTATACTATTAACAAGATTAGACAATAGACGATTGAAAAAAAGTGAAAACTCTTAA
- the ftsA gene encoding cell division protein FtsA produces MNHQEIYVSLDIGSSSVKVLIGEMSDDQLHVIGVGHVKSTGIRKGAIVDIDATVQSINKAVEQAERMTGIKIDEVVLGVPANQTFLQPVKGVVAVNGENREITDDDLERVIDSAQVMSIPPERELVNLIPKQFIVDNLDEIKDPRGMIGIRLEMDATMITTSKTLVHNVLRCVERAGLQIREIYLQPLAAGTFTLTEDEKNQGTAYIDLGGGSTTIALFQDGLLKNTAVIPVGGEHITKDLSIVLKTPTEQAEKIKKQYGHAFYDDASDEQLFEVPVVGTDTTDQYSQRYIAEIIGVRLEELFELVLDELARMGIQDLPGGVVISGGVAQIEGIAQLARQVMLTRVRVFTPNYIGVREPGFTTSVGLIRYANADDKFYGRSATSSAPSYAPYPAQSNPSKKQASVSERVESDNKVGVIDRAKNLLNKFFD; encoded by the coding sequence TTGAATCATCAAGAAATATATGTTTCTCTCGATATTGGTTCTTCATCCGTTAAGGTACTTATTGGAGAGATGAGTGATGATCAATTGCACGTAATTGGTGTAGGTCATGTAAAATCAACAGGTATCCGAAAAGGAGCAATTGTTGATATTGATGCTACCGTGCAATCAATAAACAAAGCTGTCGAGCAAGCTGAAAGAATGACAGGCATCAAAATTGATGAAGTTGTACTTGGTGTACCAGCTAATCAAACATTTTTACAACCTGTAAAAGGGGTTGTTGCTGTAAATGGCGAAAATAGAGAAATTACCGATGACGACTTAGAGCGTGTAATCGATTCCGCACAGGTAATGTCGATTCCGCCAGAGCGTGAATTAGTCAATTTAATTCCAAAACAATTTATCGTTGATAATTTAGATGAGATAAAAGATCCACGTGGAATGATAGGAATTCGTTTAGAAATGGACGCAACGATGATTACAACTTCGAAAACACTTGTACATAATGTACTTCGTTGTGTTGAGCGTGCAGGTTTACAAATTCGTGAAATCTATTTACAACCATTGGCGGCAGGTACATTTACGTTAACAGAAGATGAAAAAAATCAAGGAACCGCTTATATTGATTTAGGTGGGGGCTCTACAACGATTGCCTTATTCCAAGATGGACTATTAAAAAATACTGCAGTAATACCAGTTGGAGGCGAACATATTACAAAGGATTTATCCATTGTTTTAAAAACGCCAACAGAGCAAGCAGAAAAAATTAAAAAGCAATATGGACATGCTTTTTATGATGATGCATCCGACGAGCAATTATTTGAAGTACCAGTAGTTGGTACCGATACAACAGATCAATATAGTCAACGTTATATTGCCGAAATTATCGGAGTTCGTTTAGAAGAACTTTTTGAATTAGTTTTAGACGAATTAGCACGAATGGGCATTCAAGATTTACCTGGAGGCGTAGTAATTTCTGGAGGCGTAGCTCAAATTGAAGGAATTGCTCAATTAGCCCGCCAAGTAATGCTTACACGTGTGCGCGTGTTTACACCAAATTATATTGGTGTTCGTGAACCTGGATTCACGACATCTGTCGGATTAATTCGTTATGCGAATGCAGATGACAAGTTTTATGGTAGAAGTGCAACCAGTTCTGCACCTTCTTATGCGCCTTATCCTGCTCAATCAAATCCTTCTAAAAAACAAGCAAGTGTATCGGAGCGAGTAGAAAGCGACAATAAAGTTGGAGTTATTGATCGCGCTAAAAACTTATTAAATAAATTTTTCGATTAG
- the ftsZ gene encoding cell division protein FtsZ → MLEFETGMDQLAVIKVIGVGGGGNNAVNRMIEHGVQGVDFIAVNTDAQALNLSKAEYKLQIGGKLTRGLGAGANPEVGKKAAEESREQLEEVLRGADMVFVTAGMGGGTGTGAAPVIASIARDLGALTVGVVTRPFTFEGRKRQTQAVGGISTMKESVDTLIVIPNDKLLQIVDKSTPMLEAFREADNVLRQGVQGISDLIATPGLINLDFADVKTIMSDKGSALMGIGIAAGDNRAVEAAKKAISSPLLETSIDGAKGVIMNITGGSNLSLFEVQEAADIVQLASDEEVNMIFGSVINDNLNDEIIVTVIATGFSDDFSSPMPTPIRPALGVRQQAASTQPAAPQQQQMQQPRVQEHVQQEMPRQQTQQNYQQEETLDIPTFLRNRRNR, encoded by the coding sequence ATGTTAGAATTTGAAACGGGTATGGATCAACTAGCTGTCATTAAAGTAATTGGTGTAGGTGGCGGTGGTAACAATGCCGTAAATCGTATGATCGAGCATGGAGTCCAAGGTGTAGACTTCATCGCTGTCAATACAGATGCACAAGCTTTGAATTTATCAAAAGCTGAATATAAATTACAAATTGGTGGAAAGTTAACACGCGGTCTTGGTGCAGGTGCCAATCCTGAAGTTGGAAAAAAGGCAGCGGAAGAAAGTCGTGAACAACTTGAAGAAGTATTACGTGGTGCCGATATGGTATTCGTAACTGCTGGTATGGGTGGTGGTACAGGTACTGGTGCAGCACCTGTAATCGCTTCAATTGCGCGTGATTTAGGCGCATTAACAGTTGGTGTTGTTACACGTCCATTCACATTTGAAGGACGAAAGCGTCAAACACAGGCAGTTGGTGGTATTTCAACGATGAAAGAATCAGTAGATACGTTAATCGTCATTCCAAACGATAAGCTACTTCAAATCGTTGATAAATCGACACCGATGTTAGAAGCGTTCCGAGAAGCTGACAATGTTTTACGACAAGGTGTTCAAGGTATTTCAGATTTAATTGCTACGCCTGGTTTAATTAACCTAGACTTTGCAGATGTCAAAACGATTATGTCTGATAAAGGTTCAGCGTTAATGGGGATTGGTATCGCAGCAGGTGATAATCGTGCTGTTGAAGCGGCAAAAAAGGCCATTTCATCACCACTTCTTGAAACGTCAATTGATGGAGCAAAAGGTGTAATCATGAATATTACGGGTGGCTCGAACTTAAGTTTATTTGAAGTTCAAGAAGCGGCTGATATTGTTCAATTGGCTTCTGATGAAGAGGTTAATATGATCTTTGGTTCGGTGATCAATGATAATCTAAATGATGAAATTATCGTAACAGTTATCGCAACAGGCTTTTCAGATGACTTTAGCTCTCCAATGCCAACGCCAATACGTCCAGCACTAGGTGTACGTCAACAAGCGGCGTCTACACAGCCAGCAGCACCACAGCAGCAACAGATGCAACAGCCGCGTGTGCAAGAGCATGTTCAACAGGAAATGCCGCGTCAGCAAACGCAACAAAACTATCAACAAGAAGAAACATTAGATATTCCGACGTTCTTACGTAATCGTCGTAACCGATAA